Genomic segment of Triticum aestivum cultivar Chinese Spring chromosome 6A, IWGSC CS RefSeq v2.1, whole genome shotgun sequence:
ACAAATTCTAATCGAGGCCAATAATGGtagatggggcggcggcggcgagggagcgaATCGAGGCTCTCACCGTGGCCCAACTGCTTCTAATCTAGGTCAAGAAAGAATATATGCACGTTCGAGACCATGCATCTCAACATCTCATAAAGCACCAATCATACACAGATCCAAATGGTACTAATACTCCATGTGTGTTAGTATATCAGATCTGGCAGTGCCCCAGCATTCAGTTGCAATGAATCAAAAACTTGCCAATTCTCACAAGAAGAGTGAAAAAGGAGGAGGAACCAAATTTTTAGATTGTTCACCCATCCATGGCCTACATATATGAACTGAATCGAAGGCCTATATATAAGTTGAGCATCTTCTGACCACCCTGCAGCCTGACCTGAATCTACTGGTCTATAGAGGTGGGCGAGCAGCAAGAAAGCAGAGCAAGCGGCGGCCACCGTCACAGCCGTCGTCCTACCGGGCTCGCCACTGCCGCCGCAAGGAACCCTGTGTCCTGAGGGAACCCCGTCCTCGTCGCCGCCGGCGGCTGCTGCTCCCACGGGAAGGGCCCGGTCGCCTGCAGCCGCTGCGGGCAGAAGGGGAACTGCGTGGGCGACGTCGTCGGTAGCGGCGTCCCCGGGACAGGGCAGGGCGGCACACACCGCGTGCCCATGCACAGGCACGTCGTGCCGTTGCCGTCAGCCAGCACGGCCGGCCGACAGGAGCACCCACACGGCCGCAACCAGCAGGACCGCCGGCGCCGCAGATGGCATCCTTCCTCGATCGCTCTCTCGCCGGTCGCCGCTTCTTCGTCGGAATCTTGTTTTTCTGCGCCGCTGATGTGGGTGGGTGAGGCCGCTCTAGCTCCCTGTTAAACGTCACCGCTCGGTTCCCAGCCCGCACGGCCGCACAGGACTCCCGCACCGGCGGCATCCCCAAGGGGCCTCCAAGCCGATGCGCGATCCGGCAACGGGGAGGGGCTGGCCCCAAGGAGCGAGGAGCCGACGAATCCGCCGGTCAGGAGCTGGGCGGCGCCCTCCATCATCGCCGCCGTCTAGGGAGTGACGCGCTCCCGTTTGATGTGGTGTCGGGCGGACGGCACGGGGCAGGAGACAGCGGGATGGAGGTCAAGATGGGATCGAGGAGGCAAGGTCGTGCGGGgcgctgtttttttttcttttgtgtccTTTGTACCAGTTTGGGGCTGACTTATGACGGGAGTGCGGGCTGAATTCCTAGAAACAGAGGGACTTTTATGTAAAAATACTcatgacgtacgaccagaagcaataggcgctttattagtaggtaaagataaagaaataaagataaagataaagataaagataaagattgaCACTCGTGCGAACGACAAAGTTCAGATTGCACCATCGGATGAAATTGAGCCAAGGTTCAGGACTCCATGCACAAGTCTACAGGACTACATGCATAAGTCTGCACGTCGATGCAATTAAAATTGAGACGTACATGCTCAATTCGAATGTGGGAGGTAGTACTATTAGTTCGTTTTGGCTTCTTGTGATCAACGTTGTCGGATTTTTAAATTAGTTAATTCCTAGTTAGTTAAGATATGAGAGAGAGAGTCCTTGCTTAAGTCGGTTTGGAAACCAATTCACGATCGAGTCGGTCTTGCCCTTGTAACGTACGTATGCCTGCGCGCACCAATAAAAGGAGGCTCGCCTCATGTAATGGGGTAGTTTTTGTTATCTGAATATTTTCCATCACATGGACAGAGTCAAGTTGAGGTATCTTCCCATGACTAGTTGATACAAGTTGAGAAGCTGAAATTTTTCTGTGTTTAGGCGATGAGATTGGAGGCGAGGCCTCAATTTTGCTGCTGGTTCTTTCAAAACCGTCCACGTTCTTCCTACAGAGGTGTGCGTGTTGTTTGATTAGGTTTGCATCTGGTAAACCTAGTTTCTGATTTGTTCGCTGTTGTTTTGCGGCTTGATTGTTTAGAAAGTTAGACGAGGAAGGGTTGCATCTGAGATCAGTGTATCGTAAAAGATTGGAAAAATTATTCGCGCCGTCATTTTTTTGTTGAAGGTTGCATCATCCTCGGTGCGGGTGGCTGAGTGCTTTTCATGGACCTTCATATGAATTTGCACTCCCTCGATGATGTGGGTTGGGTTGGCGGTCGTTTGTGACGAAGTTGAAACCGCTTACTCAGGATTAAGGGGCGGCGATGATGCAGGCTTGAGGAGAAGTGATGACGATGACACTAATATGCTATCTAGGTGGGGCTTTCTTCATAGTGTTGTGCGTGAGGTATCTTGTATGTACCGCTCAGCGGATTGTAACCGTTTTGACGAGTTTTTCATTGATTAACTGGGCAAATATCTTTTTCTTagttaatggatgaggcaaatatTTTGCATCCGCTTAAAAAAACTCTTGCCAATAACTTCACTGCAACAAAACTAGCAACAATGATGTATCTACCATGCACACGATATAGTATGTTGCATGCATCCACCACCCATCGTTCAATTGGAACTCGTGGCTTGTTTTGTGATTGGGATTTTTTTCTTATTTCAAAGTGTAACATAATGTAATGTTTCATTGTGTATCAAGAATATTGGTATAATATCAAGTTTCAGGGACTAACATAACGTGCACAGTTGAGATACTTTTTTTCCACTTTCCAAACAGAGCCAGCGCTAGGGGGTATTCTTTGGTATTCATGTGAATATCAAAGGTTTGCTGATCCGTGGGTATATTGTCGCTAGCTTCTTGTATATGTTATGTTCATTGATATTGCCCCACTATTGATGAATGTCAAGGGGGGAATTCCTACCTCTGCCACTACTTCTGAAGGACAAATTAGCTTTTTCTGGACTCAAGTCACTCAACAAAGTTGGAAGTTGGCGTTCAGCCTCCGCTCCTATTGAAGAAGTCACATGCTCCTTGCAGTAGTAGATGTGCTTGCCTGATATTTGATTTTAAATAAGTTAATCTTTATTTTGACAGCATGAATGTTTTGTTGAGATACATAAATGTCCCCAATATATATTAATTGAAAAGATGTTTTTAAGTATGGTGTAAATAAATTTGTGATTTTATGGTAACAGTTTTAGCAttaaaataatatataatatatgtgaatatattttGCAAGCATATGGacatatttttggaacaaattgaCATGTGAAAGTGTTTTAAATATATTTTTGTTTAAATAATAGGGTTTCATAtttttaataaaataaaattattttgTATACATAAACTTTTTGAACTTACACGACGAAAATTTGTAGAATAGATGTTGTTTTTAGAAATACACTATGAATAGTTTTAAAATatacataaaatatttaaatacatcATGCAGATTTTATACATCACAGACATTCTTTAATAAATGATGTAAAAATTTCAACAAAACAACGAATATTTTTTTGATACATGGTGAACTTTTTTATATGCATTTTAGACAAATGTACAATATTTTGCATCATAAAGTTGTTTTATTAGTGCACTTTTGAAAGTTTCCAATAAATTTTAAACAAAAGAATGTTTATAGTGTCATGATGTGGGCGCGCATATAGGAGAATTGTTGGCATTTGCCCCGACCCTTGAGGCGCCAAATAGGGTGGCAATCCTATTCCCCGCATCAGCGTGCATCCTGGCAACAAATATCCTGCTATATTTGTTTTTGAGGGATATGTCCTGCTATCTGGGCCGTCCCATTTGCAGTTTCCTGTCTTTTTCTTTCcatttttcagattttcatttttattctgatcattttccttttctttatctatttttaCTTTTCCCTTTTCACTTTCATGAACATTATGCTAAAACCCATTGAATTATTCCATGTGGTAATATTTTTAAATTTGATAAATATTTGAAATTTGGAACGTTTCAGAAATtcgggattttttttaaatttcagaAACTATTTTGATATGTTTAAAAACaggaatattttaaaaaatatgaaaaaaaaaacaaaatttatcAGTATTTTTTTAATCAAGGAACTTAATTTTCAAATTCATGTAATTTTCGACTTTCAGAACATTTATAATACGAGGATAATTTCCAAATTCAGGAACATTTCTTTATATTCGGGAATAGTTTTCcaaattctaaacattttttgaaattccaaacctttttatattttccaaacatttttctaaaattcGTGAACACTTTTATAAGTTCAATAatcacaaaaagaaaaagaagaaacaggGTGTCTGCTGTGTCTAATCCTATATCAGGCCTGCGGGCATCATATAAGGGCTGCTTCGCTGAATGTGTCCCTCCCGACTCACACTATTTTGGACCAGTCCACGGTCGGCCTCGTTGTTTCTGCTCTTTTTATGTTTTGTATCAAAAAAAGTtgtccttttctgtttctattttcccccttttcttttcctttctcttttctgtttctgtttctttttattttattttattttaaaaaaatatttttctgtGTATTATGCAAAAATTCACtatgtattacaaaaatgttcaccatatattaagaaaatgttcacggtATATTACAAAAAAGCGAACTATGcattataaaaatgtgtatcacaTATTAAGAAATGTTTTATGTGTACTCAAAATTTCTTCAAcgtatatattacaaaaaatttcTAAGTGTACTAAAAACATTGTAGCGTATATATTCATATTTTCGAAAATGTTTGAAAAAAAAAGCAGAAAAATAAACTGAGGCACCATAGTATAGGTTATCTACATTATGTTTTTTTAATCTAACTGCAAATGCAAATGGGACGGCCAAATAGTTTTATGCATGGTGTAAATAGATTTGGGATTTTATTGGAATAATTTTAGCAttaaaaatgatttaatatatGCCAATATATGTTGCAAGCATCTGGACATTTTTTTGGAAACAAATTGACATGTGAAAgcgtttcaaatatatttttgtttAAATAATAATTGTTCATAATTTTTATGAAAATAATTTTTCTTTTATAcataatttttttgaacttacacgatgaacatttgtacaatatatgttgttgtttaaATACAGtattaatatttttaaaaaatatatgaaatattTAAATACAGCCTGCAGATTTTATACATGGCGGACATTCTTTAATAGATGATGGCAAATTTTCAAAAAAGAAATGGATATATTTTCGATACACCATGACCTTTTTATATTGATTTAAAAAATCATACAATATTTTGCATCGTAAACGTTTTTAATAGCACACTTTTGAAGCTTTTCATTAAATTTTAAACAAAAAATCTTTATAGGGTCACTTTGTGGGCGCGCTTATAGGAAAATTGTTGGAATTTGCCCTGACCCTTGACGCGCCAAATAGGGTGGCCAATCCTATTCCCTGCATAACGCGGGTAATACCGAGAAACGCGCATCCCTGGCAAGAGATTTCCTGGGCCGACCCATTCCCAGTTTTCCTGCTATATGCTATTGTAATATACTCAGTACAGACACGTGTCAcccgcaaaaataaataaataataatattaCATGTGACTATGGCTAGTTGGCTACACTGGCGGCAAAGCATCATCTGCCGGCGGTTCCATCTCTACAGCCGCCACTTTGGCGGTAACCGTCCGCGGTGGCGAGAGGTCGCACCGGCAAACAGGGCAAGTCGTGTGCGAGTGCAGCCACATGTCTATGCACTCGACATGGAAGAGGTGCTTGCACGCCGGCAGCTGCCGCACCATCTCGCCGTCCTCAAGGTCTTCCAAGCACACGGAGCACGGCTGGCCGCTCCCGCCGCACTCCAGGTCCAGGTCCGCACCGCCGGCCTCGGCGCCACGGGACGTGTACGCGAACGTGGGCAACGACTCGGTGGCAGCCTTACCGAGCCCAGTTCGGCATGCTGCCACCCAGGGCACGCCCGCCGCGACCTCACGCTCGGCGCCTCTCCGCCCGCTCTCCGGCGCGAGGCATGCCACGAGCCCGAAGGCAGCCAGCGCCAGGCCGGCGAACAGGAACGCCTTCCAGACGCTGGCGGTGGCGACGAGCACGCAGAACACGAGCACGGACACGAAGGACGCCGTGACGCCGTAGCAGGCGCCGCACCCGGCGCTCCCGTCGCCGCGGAACCACGCCGGGAGCCTTGCGAACAGACTGGACATGATCACTCGCGCGCTAACGTTTGAGGTGGTAGCTCTGTGACTGTCCTCTGTGAACTTGCCCTCGTGTGTGCACTGCAGAGTTTGCGTTGTGggcggtggcaagaaatagtctgcgtTTGAGCTCGAGAATTAGAGCGCGGGGCTGGAGATGGAGCGCGGCAGCCGCCGTCCCGTA
This window contains:
- the LOC123129482 gene encoding RING-H2 finger protein ATL32-like; the protein is MSSLFARLPAWFRGDGSAGCGACYGVTASFVSVLVFCVLVATASVWKAFLFAGLALAAFGLVACLAPESGRRGAEREVAAGVPWVAACRTGLGKAATESLPTFAYTSRGAEAGGADLDLECGGSGQPCSVCLEDLEDGEMVRQLPACKHLFHVECIDMWLHSHTTCPVCRCDLSPPRTVTAKVAAVEMEPPADDALPPV